From Xylocopa sonorina isolate GNS202 chromosome 2, iyXylSono1_principal, whole genome shotgun sequence, a single genomic window includes:
- the LOC143433047 gene encoding uncharacterized protein LOC143433047 produces the protein MTDKAGEKKVDIADAPGTSGEGDAPKKRRAPRTDFGKRWHRFRVLTPNSAILRGSFAMNDPHFKYRSRGRQAAPASIVAIVYGRLFEPKEWMKEYVDQILEYGDKVFRTSMMRNHVKENEYMKASLVYPEFYISTYKVMVCVEETGIYGNLFSETVGCPDFADGLQKFFQSSDAGVITAQGTSMAMWRHPEIGFLFFDPAPCDDEGVHRSDGVACVMRFKCLNDIRDHFLKSMDQRYDSRYCIDKVTVLKVTEVARGYIDRMPSSSRLTVDKSVLRTINPVDIDENKMDCTKPVPKGDKMKTVTAAKIHKEPLSITISNYSIDQHFATDPLVDQNKFDTGYAYEDMHVNVPSTFRELPGQMAILNGLTHEHSEMYKGKGAQNVANCVLAIAMKKVHPVKTWLRPKLDEILALGDDLYAEVKSAKPMMRNMTASDLNDVKIEVEGRKLVIDVDLITVTGTISSKIPTVLNLRQALEEFFLVNTEGVIESSAMSVAIWSQDDCFYMFDPRQCDQLGVRIREEKGGKGAKADTVSRKKGNCCVIRFPNTDSLAALFLKNVEHTKKNDRFTIRHITILDDVPGTRVWHDFQPGTPGETWVLQGTISNEDEDFEDESRGIQGLAMPVVALISAKETPPPKWTSDTIDTVVREGDAYYNWCNPAVEATEETEQRYFFVPNLKKNLYFKNRKVKIDIEEGTIVGDLTSPADTVDVPNLTTALKQFFEEHQYGIVDLKNLSVAVWKIEEEVKEKDEMVPVNVYYCFDPNPRNKQGAWAPDEEEIEGNAACVIRTMDLSVLARVIEANAGQDQEESGNEFSIHDMKVVSIGSEMTEEEIEADKQIPVKPDLHNYTNMGDTGAILLGSFNQANEVMFKRQTRDKQQAGSSLAALAMTKLYNPHLWYREVVDDILKLGDKITVDNLENLAEEGGEDEEPREYLLPSEINEDFAVGVNRMYVGLEEDTGAGKMSELESQLETFFETNVMGIFRQDNIMMPIWKEGDVFFTMDPKGRDSRGEPREKDGAAAVLWYTDLPSLAAGIQQVAAGEEFVIDVVNLDNAYETRVAEEERPTRPSSGDNPWYHFPKMTENVWAIDGTVGMDDIRFEKDNRNNQTAAIAVMAIVFAKVYEPRYWTRAVLDEVIVTGDKLHSKCVDRLGEGAIPRINEIMTEFFLSTRRINLSIKDCVEAGSLVAKPPKVQGLKTGVTNFFSRFNSGALTVSRNRNIAVWKCNNDYYALIPDWATTKDDKTTVNPKVLRFIDIETLIEYLQNFLGDEGDYEMIAIDVVNWNKLPPWKFDPSSAVRPSNLPPLNAYRRVRGEARAILRGSYHQGDEIFPELLRNKQGAANCVVALGMSVVKNPVTWTKRTMDEILAIGTNVHRETQKAKPTIVRIKPKDIIRVFYVGVNILTADIESGTVAGIVAIPPPDPEDKKKKKGRGTKRRARAGRGKKSRRPTRVRAPPPPPILLEEGVPLFFENNRAGILVTDRGAVAIWKDMGVYFMYDPRARSDQGLPDFYGTSCVMWFACLQPLYEVLFANIDEQEKYGRYEISRVVIKTAMIEPLPCPAGFRPYFDCTAPPIPVTSMKRNTTLDVETVTEYNMVDEELSVLRGTLHMHHRTWSTDRRGFQSTAIAAVAIVVGLLHVPSTWTPELIDAILRYGDLLHSDSVRAARPGNRTLSPSELLTVFIVGDFRATIHIHNHTTAGLLHTFDLSESLTMFFRSNCAGILHTSNMAVAVMQHYGKFYLFDPCARNDQGLPSFDGAACVMKCESIMKMAKVFVTNCNLKTPNVYTLNAVNVLSLSFFSDAKTGCPPKCIQ, from the coding sequence ATGACGGATAAGGCCGGCGAGAAGAAGGTGGATATCGCGGATGCTCCAGGCACATCCGGCGAGGGCGACGCTCCTAAGAAGAGGAGAGCTCCACGGACCGATTTTGGCAAACGATGGCACCGATTTCGTGTCCTGACGCCGAACTCGGCTATCCTCCGTGGTTccttcgcgatgaatgatcCCCATTTCAAGTACAGAAGTCGTGGTCGACAGGCTGCTCCAGCATCGATCGTGGCCATCGTCTATGGCCGCTTGTTCGAGCCCAAGGAGTGGATGAAGGAGTACGTGGACCAAATACTGGAGTACGGCGACAAGGTGTTCCGCACCAGCATGATGAGGAATCACGTGAAGGAGAACGAGTACATGAAGGCCAGTCTGGTCTATcccgaattctacatttccacgTACAAGGTCATGGTCTGCGTGGAGGAAACTGGTATTTATGGGAACCTCTTCAGCGAGACAGTGGGCTGTCCAGACTTCGCGGATGGGCTGCAGAAATTCTTTCAGAGCAGCGACGCTGGGGTGATCACAGCCCAGGGAACGTCGATGGCCATGTGGCGTCATCCAGAAATCGGATTCCTATTCTTCGACCCAGCGCCCTGCGACGACGAGGGTGTCCACCGTTCCGATGGTGTGGCTTGCGTCATGAGATTCAAGTGTCTGAACGACATCCGCGACCACTTCCTCAAAAGTATGGACCAGAGGTACGATTCTAGATACTGCATCGACAAGGTGACTGTATTGAAAGTAACGGAAGTGGCTCGTGGGTATATCGATCGTATGCCAAGCAGCAGTCGCTTAACCGTGGACAAGAGCGTCCTCAGGACCATCAATCCCGTTGATATCGACGAGAACAAGATGGACTGCACGAAACCCGTGCCAAAGGGTGACAAAATGAAAACGGTCACGGCGGCCAAGATCCACAAGGAGCCTCTTTCGATCACGATTTCGAACTACAGTATCGACCAGCATTTCGCAACTGATCCACTGGTAGACCAGAACAAGTTCGACACCGGATACGCTTACGAGGACATGCACGTGAACGTGCCGTCCACGTTCAGAGAGCTACCAGGGCAAATGGCGATACTGAATGGGTTGACTCACGAGCACAGCGAGATGTACAAGGGTAAAGGAGCGCAGAACGTGGCGAATTGCGTGCTGGCCATTGCCATGAAGAAGGTACACCCAGTGAAGACCTGGCTGAGGCCCAAGTTGGACGAGATACTGGCTCTGGGTGATGATTTGTACGCTGAGGTGAAGTCTGCCAAGCCCATGATGAGGAATATGACCGCGTCTGACCTGAACGACGTGAAGATCGAGGTGGAGGGAAGAAAGCTGGTCATAGACGTAGATTTGATTACCGTCACTGGTACGATCTCTTCTAAGATTCCAACGGTGTTGAATCTGAGGCAAGCATTGGAGGAATTCTTCCTGGTCAACACTGAGGGGGTGATCGAGTCCTCGGCTATGTCCGTAGCGATCTGGAGTCAGGATGACTGTTTCTACATGTTCGATCCACGCCAGTGTGACCAGCTTGGCGTCAGAATCCGCGAGGAGAAAGGTGGGAAGGGTGCCAAGGCTGATACGGTTTCTCGCAAAAAGGGAAACTGTTGCGTGATCAGATTCCCGAATACGGACTCGCTGGCCGCCTTATTCTTGAAGAACGTAGAGCACACGAAGAAGAACGATCGATTTACCATAAGACACATCACGATCTTGGACGACGTGCCTGGGACCAGAGTTTGGCACGATTTCCAGCCAGGTACACCTGGTGAAACCTGGGTTCTCCAGGGAACCATATCCAACGAGGATGAAGATTTCGAGGACGAAAGTCGAGGAATTCAAGGACTGGCTATGCCAGTGGTGGCTTTAATCAGCGCCAAAGAGACGCCTCCACCAAAGTGGACCAGCGATACCATCGACACGGTAGTTCGAGAAGGAGACGCGTACTATAACTGGTGCAACCCTGCGGTGGAAGCGACCGAGGAAACAGAGCAGAGGTACTTCTTCGTGCCTAATTTAAAGAAGAACCTCTACTTCAAAAACAGGAAGGTGAAGATCGACATCGAGGAAGGGACGATCGTTGGCGACCTGACTTCGCCAGCTGACACCGTCGATGTCCCAAACTTAACTACAGCCTTGAAGCAATTCTTCGAGGAACACCAATACGGCATCGTGGACTTGAAGAATCTGAGCGTGGCCGTGTGGAAGATCGAAGAGGAAGTGAAGGAGAAGGACGAAATGGTCCCGGTGAACGTGtactactgcttcgatccgAACCCTCGAAACAAACAGGGTGCCTGGGCACCCGACGAGGAAGAGATCGAAGGGAACGCTGCCTGCGTGATTCGAACTATGGACCTGTCCGTCTTGGCGAGAGTAATCGAAGCGAACGCGGGACAAGACCAAGAGGAGTCTGGCAATGAGTTCTCCATTCACGATATGAAGGTTGTTTCCATTGGTTCCGAGATGACTGAGGAAGAGATCGAGGCCGACAAACAGATCCCAGTGAAGCCTGATCTGCACAACTATACCAACATGGGCGATACAGGCGCTATTTTATTGGGTAGCTTTAACCAGGCTAACGAAGTGATGTTCAAGAGGCAGACCAGGGACAAACAACAAGCTGGCAGTTCCTTGGCGGCTCTAGCGATGACCAAGCTGTACAACCCTCATTTGTGGTACAGGGAAGTGGTCGATGACATTCTGAAGTTAGGCGATAAGATCACCGTGGACAATCTGGAGAACCTAGCCGAGGAAGGAGGGGAAGACGAAGAACCGAGGGAGTACCTTTTGCCCAGTGAAATTAACGAAGACTTTGCCGTTGGGGTGAATCGAATGTACGTTGGTCTCGAGGAGGACACAGGCGCGGGCAAGATGAGCGAGTTGGAGTCACAATTGGAAACGTTCTTCGAGACGAATGTAATGGGTATATTCAGACAGGACAACATAATGATGCCAATTTGGAAAGAGGGGGACGTATTTTTCACGATGGATCCGAAAGGAAGGGACAGCAGGGGAGAGCCTCGAGAGAAAGATGGCGCAGCTGCTGTTCTGTGGTACACTGACCTTCCATCGTTGGCTGCTGGAATACAGCAGGTCGCTGCTGGTGAAGAGTTCGTCATCGACGTCGTCAATTTGGACAACGCTTACGAGACGAGGGTGGCTGAGGAGGAACGACCGACGAGACCGAGTTCTGGCGACAATCCGTGGTACCATTTTCCTAAGATGACAGAGAACGTGTGGGCCATCGATGGCACGGTTGGCATGGACGATATCAGGTTCGAAAAGGATAACAGGAACAACCAAACTGCGGCTATCGCGGTGATGGCCATCGTTTTCGCGAAGGTCTACGAACCGAGATACTGGACGCGAGCTGTGCTCGACGAGGTGATAGTTACTGGAGATAAACTGCACTCGAAGTGCGTGGACAGACTCGGGGAAGGCGCCATTCCGAGGATCAACGAAATCATGACGGAATTCTTCCTTTCTACGCGTCGTATTAATCTGAGCATCAAGGATTGCGTCGAAGCTGGAAGTTTGGTCGCGAAACCGCCGAAAGTTCAAGGTCTGAAGACAGGAGTTACCAACTTCTTTTCCAGATTCAACTCAGGGGCGTTGACTGTTAGCAGGAATAGAAACATAGCCGTCTGGAAGTGCAACAATGACTACTACGCCTTGATCCCTGACTGGGCGACCACCAAAGATGATAAGACAACGGTGAACCCGAAAGTCTTGCGTTTCATCGATATCGAGACGTTGATAGAGTATCTCCAGAATTTCCTAGGGGACGAAGGAGACTACGAAATGATTGCCATAGACGTGGTCAACTGGAACAAGCTTCCACCTTGGAAATTCGATCCCAGCTCCGCCGTTCGCCCCTCGAATTTACCCCCGTTGAACGCCTACAGGCGAGTTCGTGGCGAAGCGCGAGCGATTCTAAGGGGTAGCTACCACCAAGGTGACGAGATCTTCCCAGAACTGCTACGGAACAAGCAGGGAGCCGCGAATtgcgtggtagcccttggtatGTCCGTGGTAAAGAACCCTGTCACCTGGACCAAAAGAACCATGGACGAGATCCTTGCGATAGGAACCAACGTCCATAGAGAAACGCAAAAGGCCAAGCCCACCATAGTCCGTATCAAGCCCAAAGACATCATCAGGGTGTTCTACGTGGGAGTTAACATCCTAACGGCCGACATAGAGTCTGGCACAGTGGCAGGAATAGTGGCGATTCCACCGCCAGATCCTGAGgacaaaaagaagaagaaaggacgAGGAACGAAGAGACGAGCGAGAGCTGGCAGGGGCAAGAAGAGCAGGAGGCCCACCAGAGTACGAGCTCCACCTCCACCGCCTATTCTACTCGAAGAGGGTGTTCCGTTGTTCTTCGAGAACAATCGAGCTGGAATTTTAGTCACTGATCGCGGAGCGGTGGCCATCTGGAAGGACATGGGCGTCTACTTCATGTACGATCCTCGCGCACGAAGCGATCAGGGTCTACCCGATTTTTACGGTACCTCTTGCGTGATGTGGTTCGCCTGCTTGCAGCCCCTCTACGAAGTTCTGTTCGCGAACATCGACGAACAGGAGAAATACGGACGCTACGAGATCAGCAGGGTGGTCATCAAGACTGCCATGATAGAACCTCTTCCATGCCCCGCTGGATTCAGACCTTACTTCGATTGCACGGCACCACCGATCCCAGTCACATCCATGAAGAGGAACACCACGTTGGACGTGGAGACGGTGACAGAGTACAACATGGTGGACGAGGAGCTCAGCGTTCTTCGCGGGACTCTTCATATGCATCATAGAACTTGGAGCACGGATAGAAGAGGCTTCCAGAGCACGGCGATCGCTGCTGTAGCGATCGTTGTGGGACTTCTTCACGTACCGTCCACTTGGACGCCTGAGTTGATCGATGCTATCCTGAGATACGGAGATCTGCTACACTCGGACAGCGTGAGGGCTGCTCGTCCAGGGAACAGGACGTTATCGCCAAGCGAGTTGCTGACTGTCTTCATCGTTGGCGATTTCAGGGCTACCATACATATTCACAACCATACCACGGCTGGATTGCTTCATACCTTCGATCTGTCCGAATCTCTGACCATGTTCTTCCGATCGAACTGCGCTGGGATCCTTCACACGAGCAATATGGCGGTTGCCGTGATGCAGCACTACGGGAAGTTCTATTTGTTCGATCCTTGCGCGAGGAACGACCAAGGACTGCCCAGTTTCGACGGCGCGGCATGCGTGATGAAATGCGAGAGTATCATGAAGATGGCCAAGGTGTTCGTGACCAATTGCAATCTGAAGACACCCAACGTGTACACCTTGAACGCTGTCAATGTGTTGAGTTTGTCCTTCTTCTCAGACGCGAAGACTGGCTGTCCGCCGAAATGTATACAGTGA